The candidate division KSB1 bacterium region GAATCCGGTCAAGATCAACGAGACCGGACAGATTCCGTTCCTGCCCTCCATCGGCTTCACCGCGGAGTTTTAAGCCATGAAAACAAGACTCAACTATCTCGCCGGGCTGTGCCTGACGGTGATGATGCTCGCGGGCGCGGGCTGCGACAACTCGGGGGAGTCCAACTTCGTCGAGCAATACGTCCTGGACGGCTTCATGCCGCTGGGACAGCCGCTGCGGATCCGGTTGACCAAGAGCGTGGACATTGACAACTACTACGATGGACAGGCGCTCGGCGTTGCCGGGGCGCAAGTGGTGATCCGGGAGTCGCTGAACGGAGACACCGCCGAGTATGCGCTCGTCGCCGATACCACCGGTCCCGTCGGCAACTACATTGCGACGACGCCATCAGCGATCGCGCGCAGTGGTTACAGCTACTCGTTGCGTGTGGACCTCGACGGCCAGGTGATTACCGCCCGGACGTCGCCCGCACCGCCCCCGGTTCGCCTGGACAGTTGTTACAACGGCAGCGCCAAGGTCGAGAGCTTCGCGGATTCCACCGACCCCGAGACATATGAGTACCGGGAGGGCAACTACTACGGGCTGTTTTTCAGCATGGACGCCGGCGCGGCGGGCATCAATTTCTTTATCGAGAATCTCGAGCCGGACTGGTATTCGAATGAGGACCGTGGGGTCTCCGGCCATAATGGCCCGGACCAGA contains the following coding sequences:
- a CDS encoding DUF4249 family protein, translating into MKTRLNYLAGLCLTVMMLAGAGCDNSGESNFVEQYVLDGFMPLGQPLRIRLTKSVDIDNYYDGQALGVAGAQVVIRESLNGDTAEYALVADTTGPVGNYIATTPSAIARSGYSYSLRVDLDGQVITARTSPAPPPVRLDSCYNGSAKVESFADSTDPETYEYREGNYYGLFFSMDAGAAGINFFIENLEPDWYSNEDRGVSGHNGPDQSNVWAWTIRDGNYFAVPPVVLGFQGRHRVRAMTCDSAAYDYFLTLFPGDPNSNPTTNVTGALGLFSVYDADTAYFCMMDPEADVHDWCDR